Sequence from the Paludisphaera rhizosphaerae genome:
ATGCTCGAAGGGACGAAGCTGCCGCGGCTCAACGTCGAGGAGATCGAGGCGATGATCCATCGCGACTCCCTCGCCATCCTCGGACTCGACGGGCACTGAAGCAGGAGCGAACGACTGTGAGCGTTCAGACCATCGGAATCGTCGGGCTCGGAATGCTCGGCCGGGGCATCGCGACCTGCCTCCTTTCGCACGGCTTCCGCGTGATCGCCTATACGCTCGAACCGGCGACCCGCGCCGACGCGCGGGCGCACATCGCCTCGGCGATCGAGGATCTGGTCCGGCGCGGCGGGTTTCCCGAGAGCCTCATCTCCGAGTGGAAAGACCGCTACGTCGAGGCTGCCGGCCTCGCCGAGATGGCACCGTGCGACTTCGTGATTGAGAGCATCTTCGAGGATCTCGACGCGAAGCAGAGGCTGTTCGACGACGTCGAGGAAATCGTCGGGCCGAATGTTCCGATCGCCAGCAACACATCCGCTCTACCGATCTCCCTGCTCCAGGCTGGTCGCAAACGCCCCGAACGGTTCGTCGGCGTGCACTGGGCCGAGCCTTGCCATCTGACGAACTTCCTCGAAGTCGTCCGCGGCGAACAGACCGACGATGCGACGACCGAGGCTGCGATGGACCTGGGACGGCGCGCGGGCAAGGACCCGGCGCTGGTGCGCAAGGACGTGGAGGGGTTTATCGTCAACCGGATCGGCTATGCGATGTATCGCGAGGCGTTCTGGCTGTTGGAGAACGGCGTCGCGGACGTCGAGACGATCGACCGGTCATTCCGCAACGCGTTCTCCGTCTGGGCGAACGTTGCCGGCCCGTTCCGCTGGATGGATCTCACCGGCCTGCCGGCGTATCTCGCCGTGATGAAACGCCTCTGGCCTCAATTGAGCCAGGCGACCGAGCCGCCCACATTGATGAAGGAACTGGTCGAGAGCGGCGCGAAGGGCGTCAGCAACGGCCGGGGTTTTTTCGACTACACCCCCGAAGAAGCCGCGCACTGGGAACGGAAGCTGATCGAGAACGTCTGGGCGTCGCGCGAGGCGGCTCGGAAAGCTGAGCCCTCGTAAGGCCGATCATTCTGGGGAGATGTGACGTGAGCGAGCGAGAAGAGAAGCTGATCGCGCTGGGCTATCCCATCGAGAAGACGACGCCTGAAGGCGATCTCGTCGACGCCGTGGCGATCACGGGAAGCATCGTCTATGCCTCGGGTCAGGTTCCTTTCGACGGCTCCGAACTCGTCGGCAAGGGGAAGGTCCCCAGCGAGGTCGGCGTCGACGAGGCGACGCGCGCCGCGGCTCTGTGTGCGGCCAACGTGCTCCGGGCGGTCCGCAAACGCCTTGGTTCGCTCGACGCGGTCGCCCGAGTGGTTCGGATCACCGGCTACGTCAACTCGGATCCCGATTTCACCGATCACCATCTGGTGATCAACGGCGCCTCGCGGTTGGTGCGTGACGTCTTCGGCGAGGACGGCCGGCACGCACGGACTGCGCTGGGGATGGCCCAACTCCCCCTTGGTTCCTGCGTCGAGGTGGAGATGATCCTGGAGCTTCGAAACTAGCTCCGCCGCTCGCTGCACTGATGGAGAGGACGCCATGAAAACCCAGGCCGCTGTCCTGTACGAGAGCGGGAAGCCGAGGCCCTATGCGGTCACGACGCCCCTCGTCGTCGAAGACCTGGAGTTGGAGGCCCCCGGGACGGGCGAGGTCCTCGTCGAACTCGCCGGCGCGGGGCTATGCCACTCCGACCTCTCGACGATCGACGGCTCTCGACCTCGGCCTCTGCCGATGGTCCTGGGGCATGAGGCCAGCGGCGTCGTGCGCGAGACGGGGCCGGGGGTGGTCGGCTTGAAAGCCGATGACCACGTCGTCTTTTCGTTCGTGCCGACCTGCGGCCGGTGCCGACCCTGCGTGGACGGCCGCCCCGCCTTGTGCGAGCCCGGCGCCGCCGCGAACCTCGCCGGGACCTTGCTCGGCGGCGGCGTGCGCTTCCGCAAGGGGGGGACGCGGGTCCTGCACCACCTCGGCGTTTCCGCGTTCTCCCGATACACGGTCGCGGCCCAGGAGTCGCTCATCAAGATCGACCCGACCTTCCCGCTTCCGACCGCCGCCCTCTTCGGATGCGCGATCCTGACGGGCGTGGGCGCGGTCGTGAATACCGCGCGGGTCGCGCCCGGTCGGGCCGTCGCCGTCTTCGGGATGGGAGGCGTCGGCCTCAGCGCGGTGATGGGGGCGAAGCTCGTCGGAGCCTCGCCGATCATCGCGGTCGACGTCCTCCCCGACAAGCTCGACATGGCGTTGAAGCTCGGGGCGCATCACGTATTCAGTCCAACGGCCGGCGATCCCGCCGCCGCCATCACCGATCTGACTGACGGAGGGGTCGATTTCGCTTTCGAGGCGGTCGGATCTGCGTCCGTCCTGGCGACGGCCTACGCCTCGCTTCGTCGTGGGGGTACCGTCGTCAGCATCGGCCTGCCGC
This genomic interval carries:
- a CDS encoding 3-hydroxyacyl-CoA dehydrogenase family protein, which produces MSVQTIGIVGLGMLGRGIATCLLSHGFRVIAYTLEPATRADARAHIASAIEDLVRRGGFPESLISEWKDRYVEAAGLAEMAPCDFVIESIFEDLDAKQRLFDDVEEIVGPNVPIASNTSALPISLLQAGRKRPERFVGVHWAEPCHLTNFLEVVRGEQTDDATTEAAMDLGRRAGKDPALVRKDVEGFIVNRIGYAMYREAFWLLENGVADVETIDRSFRNAFSVWANVAGPFRWMDLTGLPAYLAVMKRLWPQLSQATEPPTLMKELVESGAKGVSNGRGFFDYTPEEAAHWERKLIENVWASREAARKAEPS
- a CDS encoding RidA family protein; translation: MSEREEKLIALGYPIEKTTPEGDLVDAVAITGSIVYASGQVPFDGSELVGKGKVPSEVGVDEATRAAALCAANVLRAVRKRLGSLDAVARVVRITGYVNSDPDFTDHHLVINGASRLVRDVFGEDGRHARTALGMAQLPLGSCVEVEMILELRN
- a CDS encoding zinc-dependent alcohol dehydrogenase family protein, producing the protein MKTQAAVLYESGKPRPYAVTTPLVVEDLELEAPGTGEVLVELAGAGLCHSDLSTIDGSRPRPLPMVLGHEASGVVRETGPGVVGLKADDHVVFSFVPTCGRCRPCVDGRPALCEPGAAANLAGTLLGGGVRFRKGGTRVLHHLGVSAFSRYTVAAQESLIKIDPTFPLPTAALFGCAILTGVGAVVNTARVAPGRAVAVFGMGGVGLSAVMGAKLVGASPIIAVDVLPDKLDMALKLGAHHVFSPTAGDPAAAITDLTDGGVDFAFEAVGSASVLATAYASLRRGGTVVSIGLPHPEQKFSISAVTLVAQEKAVVGSYMGSSVPRRDVPRMMSLAVGGLLPATSLLSPPVRLEEINVGFDLLAEGRAIRQLVLFDESPHLPESCVSR